One Kushneria konosiri genomic window, GGGAGCTTGCCATGATTCAGGCCCAGAATGAGATCGTGTCGCCCCGCCAGCGTTTTGATGCCGAACGGGTGCGCTGACGATGTCGGGCAGACTGCATCTGGGTCTTGCCATGTGGGCCAACGCCGATTGGCGCGGCACGCTCTATGGACGCTACGCCGAGCCGAGCGACTCGCTGCCGGACTATGCCAGCGTCTTTTCCTGCGTCGAGGGCAATACCACCTTCTATAGCGGGGCGCCGCGGGAGGATGTGGTGGCGACCTGGGCGCGCCAGGCGCCGGAGCACTTTCGATTCTGCTTCAAGCTGCCCTCAAGACTCACCCATGACAAGCGGCTGGTGGGCATCGAGGCCGAGCTGGATCATTTTCTCGAGCGGCTGGCGCCGCTGCATGATCGACTGGGACCAACCATGATTCAGCTGCCGCGGGATTTCGGCAGTGACGAGCTGCCCATGCTTGAAGCCGTCCTGAAACGCTGGCCGACGACGCTGCCGTGTGCCGTGGAAGTGCGCCACAGTGAATTTTTCCACAAGGGAACAGCCGAACAGTCGCTCAACCGGCTGTTGATAACTCACCATGCCGATCGGGTCATGCTGGATGCCCGCGCGCTCTTTGCTACTCCGGCGGGTGACGATATCCGGCTGCAGCAGGCGCAGCGTGAAAAACCGCGTCGACCGCTGCATGTGCTGAGCACGGCGATGCAGCCGGTGGTGCGCTTTATCGGCCACTTCGATGACGCCATCAATCACGCACGCTTTACGCCCTGGGTCGAACAGCTGGCCCTGTGGATGGAACAGGGGAAAAGTCCTGTACTCTTTGTGCATACCCCGGACAATCAGGCAGCCCCCCTGCTGGCGCGCGCCTTTCATGCCCGTCTGGCCGAGCGTATTGTCCTGCCGGGGCTTTCAGAGTTTGCCGGCGAGCGCCAGGCCTCGCTCTTTTAATGTTACAGGGCGTGATGTTGGTTCCGTCGCCTGTACAATGGGCGCCAACGATCGCTTCAGATGGGCCTGGTTGGACAGCAACCTCGATAAAACATCAACAATGAAGCACGGGCGTCGGTGATACGCGGTTTGTATTGTCAAACCGAGCGAATCTGCCGACTTACAGGGATACACAGGGTAACCTCATGACCAACAAGCCCCATTCTCATGCGCAGTGGTCCTCGCGCATCGCTTTTTTGCTCGCCGCGGTCGGCTCTTCCGTCGGGCTGGGCAACATCTGGAAATTCCCCTACATGACCGGGGAGAGCGGCGGCGGTGCCTTCGTTCTCGTCTATCTGGTCTGCATTTTGCTGATCGGCCTGCCCATCTTGATGAGTGAATGGCTGCTGGGTCGGCTGGGTCAGAAAAACCCCATTTCGACCATGAACCGCATCGCCGGGCGCCTCAAGCGCTCGAAGGCCTGGGTGCTGATCGGCGTGGGCGGCATTCTGGCGGCCTGGCTGATCCTGTCGTTTTACAGCGTCATCGGCGGCTGGGCACTGGCCTATATCCGCTACAGCGCTACCGCGACCTTTACCAGTCTTGATGGCGACAGCGTCGGCGCGCTGTTTTCCAATCTGCTGGGCAGCCCGGGGCTGCTGCTGCTCTGGCACAGCCTGTTCATGGTGTTGACCATTGCCATCGTGGCTGGCGGCGTCGCCGGCGGACTTGAGCGGGCCGCCAAGATTCTCATGCCGGCGCTGGCTGTACTGCTGCTGGTCATGGTGGGCTATGCCGCGACCACGGGCAGCTTTGAAGCCGGGCTGGATTATCTGTTTAACCCCGATTTTTCAAGGCTCGATAGTGATGTAATTCTGGCCGCCATGGGACACGCCTTTTTCACCCTGAGCCTGGGCATGGGCATCATGATGGCCTACGGCTCCTATCTCAGCGATGACGTCAATATCGGCCGCACGGCGCTGACGGTGGTCGTTCTTGACACCATCATTGCGCTGGCCGCCGGCATGGCCATCTTCCCGATCGTTTTCGCCAATGGCCTTGATCCGGCTGCCGGCCCCGGGCTGATCTTCCAGACCCTGCCGCTGG contains:
- a CDS encoding DUF72 domain-containing protein, whose amino-acid sequence is MSGRLHLGLAMWANADWRGTLYGRYAEPSDSLPDYASVFSCVEGNTTFYSGAPREDVVATWARQAPEHFRFCFKLPSRLTHDKRLVGIEAELDHFLERLAPLHDRLGPTMIQLPRDFGSDELPMLEAVLKRWPTTLPCAVEVRHSEFFHKGTAEQSLNRLLITHHADRVMLDARALFATPAGDDIRLQQAQREKPRRPLHVLSTAMQPVVRFIGHFDDAINHARFTPWVEQLALWMEQGKSPVLFVHTPDNQAAPLLARAFHARLAERIVLPGLSEFAGERQASLF
- a CDS encoding sodium-dependent transporter codes for the protein MTNKPHSHAQWSSRIAFLLAAVGSSVGLGNIWKFPYMTGESGGGAFVLVYLVCILLIGLPILMSEWLLGRLGQKNPISTMNRIAGRLKRSKAWVLIGVGGILAAWLILSFYSVIGGWALAYIRYSATATFTSLDGDSVGALFSNLLGSPGLLLLWHSLFMVLTIAIVAGGVAGGLERAAKILMPALAVLLLVMVGYAATTGSFEAGLDYLFNPDFSRLDSDVILAAMGHAFFTLSLGMGIMMAYGSYLSDDVNIGRTALTVVVLDTIIALAAGMAIFPIVFANGLDPAAGPGLIFQTLPLAFGSMSGGVIFGTLFFVLLVFAAWTSAISLLEPIVEWLEEKTPLSRLQSALVAGAATWLLGIATVLSFNDWSALTFFGMTVFDLLDYVTSKIMLPLTGLATIVFVGWFMGRDEVRAQLNMSGMAFAWWRFSARFIAPIGVAIVFVYNLIH